A region of Phalacrocorax carbo chromosome 7, bPhaCar2.1, whole genome shotgun sequence DNA encodes the following proteins:
- the COPS9 gene encoding COP9 signalosome complex subunit 9, protein MKPAVDEMFPEGAGPYVDLDEAGGSTGLLMDLAANEKAVHADFFNDFEDLFDDDDIQ, encoded by the exons ATGAAGCCGGCGGTGGATGAGATGTTTCCTGAGGGAGCCGGTCCGTATGTGGACCTCGATGAG GCAGGGGGAAGCACGGGGCTGCTGATGGACCTGGCCGCCAATGAGAAAGCCGTGCACGCCGACTTCTTCAACG ATTTTGAAGATCTCTTTGATGATGATGACATCCAGTGA
- the OTOS gene encoding otospiralin, whose amino-acid sequence MTFISSLFFCMLMKILTDARSIQDGDDVYQRSAALPYWPFSSNDFWSYVEYFRTLGAYNRIEEMARTFFAQFPSGSHLGYHVPNHEH is encoded by the exons ATGACATTTATTAGCtcacttttcttctgtatgCTGATGAAGATCCTAACAG ATGCCCGATCAATCCAGGATGGAGATg atgtctACCAGAGATCTGCAGCCTTGCCGTACTGGCCCTTCTCATCCAACGATTTCTGGTCCTATGTGGAGTATTTCCGAACCCTGGGAGCCTACAACAGGATTGAAGAAATGGCCAGAACCTTCTTTGCCCAGTTCCCTTCTGGGAGTCACCTTGGCTATCACGTCCCCAACCACGAGCACTAA